In Opitutus sp. ER46, the following are encoded in one genomic region:
- a CDS encoding ATP-binding protein, which yields MNAAHERNRIWKVVTGWWGRRTLRFRLALWYAAGGTVLLTLFSVTLYLFVSARMATPLDGELRRDLGIIQQRLSVSTDGRLWWAGRPLPERGAWGTQNPWFELWDDESRLVTRMWPFTDNRVEQMPAAPVRGRETISVFNVAQDLRLRVLSVPYTGPGGDTSWMIRVMRVHEPAADALGALRLIILVALPVVVALLVIGGYVLTRRWLAPLNEMVAEANRITADNLGRRLPTPNPNDELGRLARVFNETLDRLEASFTALDRFVTDASHELRTPLTTLRSVGEVGLRRGRSVEEYREIIGSMLEEAQRLQVLIERLLELASAEGGAAVPHPAEVRVDQVVAASVTELGILAEAKRQQLLVEAAPCAAVTDAVLLRQALQNLIDNAIKYSAEGATVTVRVQDRETEVRISVQDEGPGISEAHRCHLTERFFRPDRSRGRDRGGFGLGLSITKAYMRALRGALDYEPVQPHGSIFHLTLPK from the coding sequence ATGAACGCGGCCCACGAGCGGAACCGGATCTGGAAGGTGGTGACGGGCTGGTGGGGGCGACGGACGCTGCGTTTTCGCCTGGCGCTTTGGTATGCGGCCGGCGGGACGGTGCTGCTGACGCTGTTCAGCGTGACGCTGTATCTCTTTGTGAGCGCGCGGATGGCGACACCGCTGGACGGTGAACTCCGGCGCGATTTGGGCATCATCCAGCAGCGGCTCAGCGTGAGCACGGACGGACGCCTCTGGTGGGCGGGCCGGCCCTTGCCGGAGCGCGGGGCATGGGGGACGCAGAATCCGTGGTTTGAGCTGTGGGATGATGAGAGCCGGCTGGTCACGCGCATGTGGCCGTTCACGGACAACCGCGTGGAGCAGATGCCCGCGGCGCCGGTGCGCGGACGGGAGACGATCTCGGTGTTCAACGTCGCGCAGGACCTGCGGCTGCGCGTGCTGTCGGTGCCCTACACCGGGCCGGGGGGCGACACGTCGTGGATGATCCGTGTGATGCGCGTGCACGAACCGGCGGCGGATGCGCTCGGGGCGCTGCGGTTGATCATCCTGGTGGCGCTGCCTGTCGTCGTGGCGCTGCTGGTGATCGGCGGCTATGTGCTGACGCGCCGCTGGCTCGCGCCGTTGAACGAGATGGTGGCGGAGGCGAACCGGATCACGGCGGACAACCTCGGGCGGCGGCTGCCGACGCCGAACCCGAATGATGAGCTCGGCCGGCTGGCCCGGGTTTTCAACGAGACGCTGGACCGGCTGGAGGCCTCGTTCACGGCGCTGGATCGTTTTGTGACGGATGCCTCACACGAGCTGCGCACCCCGCTGACGACGCTGCGGAGCGTGGGGGAAGTCGGCCTGCGGCGCGGCCGGTCGGTCGAGGAGTATCGCGAGATCATCGGGAGCATGCTCGAGGAGGCGCAGCGGCTGCAGGTGCTGATCGAGCGCCTGCTGGAGCTGGCGAGCGCCGAAGGCGGAGCCGCGGTGCCGCATCCGGCGGAGGTCCGCGTCGACCAGGTGGTGGCGGCCAGCGTGACGGAGCTTGGGATCCTGGCGGAGGCGAAACGGCAGCAGCTGCTCGTGGAGGCGGCGCCCTGTGCGGCGGTGACGGACGCGGTCCTGCTGCGGCAGGCGCTGCAGAACCTCATCGACAACGCGATCAAGTACAGCGCGGAAGGTGCGACGGTGACCGTGCGGGTGCAGGACCGGGAGACCGAGGTGCGGATCTCGGTGCAGGACGAGGGTCCGGGCATCAGCGAGGCCCATCGATGCCATCTCACGGAACGCTTTTTCCGGCCGGACCGTTCGCGGGGGCGCGATCGGGGCGGCTTTGGCCTGGGGCTCTCGATCACGAAGGCCTACATGCGCGCGTTGCGGGGCGCGCTGGATTACGAGCCGGTGCAGCCGCACGGCAGCATTTTCCATCTCACGCTGCCGAAATGA
- a CDS encoding sodium-translocating pyrophosphatase: MVAFCPTLLRASEANIKIPELTQVRFEGLGGISGETLLYGGIALCAIGAAFGIVQYRQTKALPVHESMASVSHSIWETCKTYLFTQGKFLALLWLLIAACIFYYFKVLEGEPLGHVLVILLSSVLGILGSYGVAWFGIRINTVSNSRTAFSGLKGHPFATLGIPLRSGMSVGLLLVCVELFFMICILMFLPRNLVGPCFIGFAIGESLGASVLRICGGIFTKIADIGSDLMKIVFKLPEDDPKNPGVIADCTGDNAGDSVGPTADGFETYGVTGVALIAFLALALAASPVVCATLIVWLFAMRALMIVTSLAAYFVNEVISRALYAHRKDFDFEAPLTHLVWLTSAISIAITFAASYFLLAHQPGLHPGLWWVLSAIISCGTIAGAVIPEFTKIFVSTNSRHVKEVTNCSRHGGASLNILSGFVAGNFSAFWMGLAIMLLMFTSYYFSQHAGLLSIMPDKFLFAAPIFAFGLVAFGFLGMGPVTIAVDSYGPVTDNAQSVYELSRIEARPNIAAEIEQQFGFAPDFEHAKYLLEKGDGAGNTFKATAKPVLIGTAVVGATTMVFGIIMLLENLFGNVVTRLSIVQPEIILGLLMGGAVIYWFTGASCQAVVTGAYRAVVYIKEHMKLDATTASAGDSKEVVRICTVYAQKGMWNIFIVVFCLALALPFFSAYFFIGYLVAIAFFGLFQAIFMANAGGAWDNAKKIVEVELREKGTDLHAATVVGDTVGDPFKDTSSVAMNPVIKFTTLFGLLAVEIAVTMEDQLAKTLIGSVFFVVALFFVYRSFYLMRIPAQPEPGHSPDTEHQKGPPVMGVPLAK; this comes from the coding sequence ATGGTTGCGTTCTGTCCCACCCTCCTTCGCGCGAGCGAAGCGAACATCAAGATCCCGGAACTGACTCAGGTCCGGTTTGAAGGCCTCGGAGGCATCAGCGGTGAAACCCTCCTCTACGGCGGCATCGCCCTCTGCGCGATCGGCGCCGCCTTTGGCATCGTGCAATACCGCCAGACGAAGGCGCTGCCCGTGCACGAATCGATGGCCAGCGTCTCCCATTCCATCTGGGAGACGTGCAAGACCTACCTGTTCACCCAGGGGAAGTTTCTCGCGCTCCTCTGGCTGCTCATTGCCGCCTGCATTTTCTATTACTTCAAGGTGCTCGAAGGGGAGCCTCTCGGCCACGTGCTCGTGATCCTGCTGTCCTCCGTGCTCGGCATCCTCGGTTCGTACGGCGTCGCCTGGTTCGGGATTCGCATCAACACCGTCTCCAATTCCCGCACCGCCTTCTCCGGCCTGAAGGGCCACCCGTTCGCCACCCTCGGCATCCCGCTCCGCTCCGGCATGAGCGTCGGCCTGCTCCTCGTGTGCGTCGAACTGTTCTTCATGATCTGCATCCTGATGTTCCTGCCGCGGAACCTCGTTGGGCCCTGCTTCATCGGCTTCGCCATCGGCGAGTCGCTCGGCGCCTCCGTCCTGCGCATCTGCGGCGGCATCTTCACCAAGATCGCCGACATCGGCTCCGACCTCATGAAGATCGTCTTCAAGCTGCCGGAGGACGACCCGAAGAACCCGGGCGTCATCGCCGACTGCACCGGCGACAACGCCGGCGACAGCGTCGGGCCCACGGCCGACGGCTTCGAGACCTATGGCGTGACCGGCGTCGCCCTCATCGCCTTCCTCGCCCTCGCCCTCGCGGCGAGCCCGGTCGTCTGCGCGACGCTCATCGTGTGGCTGTTCGCCATGCGCGCGCTCATGATCGTGACGTCACTCGCGGCGTACTTCGTCAACGAGGTCATCAGCCGCGCGCTCTATGCCCACCGCAAGGACTTCGACTTCGAGGCGCCGCTCACCCACCTGGTGTGGCTCACCTCCGCGATTTCCATCGCGATCACCTTCGCCGCCTCCTACTTCCTCCTCGCCCATCAACCGGGGTTGCACCCCGGCCTCTGGTGGGTGCTCTCCGCCATCATCAGCTGCGGCACGATCGCCGGTGCCGTCATTCCGGAGTTCACGAAGATCTTCGTCAGCACGAACTCCCGCCACGTGAAGGAGGTCACCAACTGCTCCCGGCACGGCGGCGCCTCGCTCAACATCCTGTCGGGCTTCGTCGCCGGCAACTTCTCTGCCTTCTGGATGGGGCTCGCGATCATGCTGCTGATGTTCACGTCGTACTACTTCTCGCAGCACGCCGGCCTGCTCTCGATCATGCCGGACAAGTTCCTGTTCGCCGCGCCGATCTTCGCGTTCGGCCTCGTGGCCTTCGGCTTCCTCGGCATGGGCCCCGTGACCATCGCGGTCGACAGCTACGGCCCGGTCACCGACAACGCCCAGTCCGTGTACGAGCTGTCGCGCATCGAGGCGCGGCCCAACATTGCCGCGGAGATCGAACAGCAGTTTGGCTTCGCCCCCGACTTCGAACACGCGAAGTACCTCCTCGAGAAGGGCGACGGCGCCGGCAACACCTTCAAGGCGACCGCCAAGCCCGTGCTCATCGGCACCGCCGTCGTCGGCGCCACCACCATGGTGTTCGGCATCATCATGCTGCTCGAAAACCTCTTCGGCAACGTCGTGACCCGCCTGTCCATCGTGCAGCCCGAAATCATCCTCGGCCTGCTCATGGGCGGCGCCGTCATCTACTGGTTCACCGGCGCTTCCTGCCAGGCCGTCGTCACCGGCGCGTATCGGGCAGTCGTATACATCAAGGAGCACATGAAGCTCGATGCCACCACCGCCTCCGCAGGCGACAGCAAGGAGGTCGTGCGGATCTGCACCGTGTATGCCCAGAAGGGCATGTGGAACATCTTCATCGTCGTGTTCTGCCTCGCTCTCGCCCTGCCGTTCTTCAGCGCCTACTTCTTCATCGGCTATCTCGTCGCGATCGCGTTCTTCGGCCTCTTCCAGGCCATCTTCATGGCCAACGCCGGCGGCGCGTGGGACAACGCCAAGAAGATCGTCGAGGTGGAGCTCCGCGAGAAGGGGACCGACCTCCACGCGGCCACCGTCGTGGGCGACACCGTGGGCGACCCGTTCAAGGACACCTCCTCCGTCGCGATGAACCCGGTCATCAAGTTCACCACCCTCTTCGGCCTCCTCGCCGTCGAGATCGCGGTCACGATGGAAGACCAGCTGGCGAAGACGCTGATCGGATCCGTCTTCTTCGTCGTCGCCCTCTTCTTCGTCTACCGCTCGTTCTACCTGATGCGGATTCCGGCGCAGCCGGAGCCCGGCCACTCCCCGGACACGGAGCACCAGAAAGGCCCGCCGGTCATGGGTGTTCCGCTGGCCAAGTAA
- a CDS encoding autotransporter-associated beta strand repeat-containing protein, whose product MPRTPIVPARASTRKPALSRLFRTHSLATLLVSGLGVAIASVFGSSAFAQTAVYWGNTTKTGNWTKASNWSGNTVPANSITTNFASFRGTGATVTVDQNRSISGLEFRNGATGAYSITATSNRILTLGSYGIVGNSTFSNTVGNNRLSLRLGAATSFQGNAGSLTIAGNVALNGFTLGLTGNGTGAYGVTSAITGSGSLNKTGTNTWTLSGANTYSGTTTVTSGNLVVSSTGTLGAATNSLAVNGGTLSLNNAAQTVSALSGTGGNIVLGSGHVLTVNSSTTASYAGNISGAGSLTKSGTGSLTLSGTNSQTGTTTVSAGSLTIATTGSLGAATSSLVINGGTVTLNNAAQTVAALSGTGGNLALGSSTALTVNSTATNTFAGNLTGTSGSSLNKTGSGTLTLSGTSSSYAGNVNITGGTVIASSAGALGGSSATTNVSSSGALGVSGGINLAAGSIVLAGSGSGSGALYNVSGNNIVGKISLLGDTTIGSTAGNLTLGNTVNLASTVTSGSTLALNAATGSVITASGVISDSLTSASLGIANTGSGTTYLTAANDYTGGTTVSAGNLIVTATGKLGATSGNLVVNGGTLGLLSNQTVGSLSGGGGTIALGSGIGLTAGGTGSSTFAGAFTGDSTTSFTKTGTGALTLSGASSSFAGNINITAGTLLATSAGALGGTSARATVSSGAAVGVNGSALSVGNLTLAGTGVSGSGALYNAGGTSTVSAALTTSGNATIVANTGSLALSGNANVTTNTTLSFDVSSSGAMTASGNIGGGGSIAKTGTGVLTLSGSNTYTGGTSVTAGTLSVASIGSLGSASNTLTIDGGTLQYTGASTGYTNRTFRLGPAGATLASTGSGALQLAGTIQVTGTGDRTLTLTGTSTALNTVSGAIGDPSSGKTSLTKTGTGLWVLAGNNSYTGTTTLSEGTLTVDASASLAAATSSLVVNGGTLNLNNAAQTVGSLSGNGGTIALGSAHDLTVNSSAITEYKGVFTGDTATSITKAGTGTLTLSGASSSFDGAMNVVGGTLIAANSSALGSSSATVTVSPNASLGLMGGITNAAALDLSGSGVSGNGALYNVSGTNTQTGDILIYADTTIGAQSGTLNLSGGIDLASTTTASTTLTFDAASGATINVTGKINDTLNFTYPLNVAQTGNGTVILANSGNYYYGNTTIGTAGGSSTGTLALGASNALPTRNTDSLITIYSGTLALGNYSATSQGDIIMGGGAAGSTAAITMGTGTLTLGHDVTYDATNNPNGATIGGNVVLTSGTHFFTVNDSSAAQYDLTVSAALSGYGQIDKYGSGTLLLTGNSSFTGALSIMDGVVSVQHNKALGSNLGRTYVNAGSTVELSNATNGDLTIAERFTLSGTGYNGAGALHNVAGNNTITGSTVLSTTNARIAADAGTSLTLSGNMNSSSGGSLQTGGAGTVTVSGDIGTGVTGITKQDNGTLILSGGNAFSGNVSVQGGVLSARSNTALGTNNTVIVDNGATLAFDNTGAGGNLATVNSTVVLNGQGFGGAGALRNTAGANLFNGSVSLASSSLLTADTGTRLTIGGSLTGNGSSTLTVGTATQNGGMQISGAINEVNLVKNGGAVSGTNGILTLGGGGSIGTVALNQGQISVTGGTLNTGNFTAASGTSLLIASGGTVNVTGDAVFNNNTINSASAGTLQISGDSSLTFNGSINASNLTLVLAGGSAGDNSAPVTVYLGGSNVTVGKIIITGDTILDFGGSGGTTLTSGVLDIQNPNAKIQVVNWVSTANNASQSTIWYVLSTINNGTLGGQDQNGGSPLDQITFPNPIGGNGNTTTWVDNTWPGWFDHEIRPTPEPGTYGAILLSACGALLGWHRYRRRRAATPAAS is encoded by the coding sequence ATGCCGCGCACTCCGATAGTCCCTGCCCGCGCTTCGACTCGAAAGCCGGCGCTTTCGCGGCTGTTCCGTACCCATAGCCTGGCAACCCTGCTCGTCAGTGGCCTCGGCGTGGCGATCGCGAGTGTGTTCGGATCGTCGGCCTTTGCGCAAACCGCGGTCTACTGGGGCAACACCACGAAGACAGGCAACTGGACGAAGGCCTCCAATTGGAGCGGCAACACCGTACCTGCGAATTCGATCACGACCAACTTTGCCTCCTTCCGGGGGACGGGCGCAACGGTGACGGTCGACCAGAATCGCAGCATTTCCGGGCTGGAATTTCGAAATGGAGCCACGGGCGCCTACTCGATTACTGCCACCAGCAACCGGATACTGACCCTCGGAAGCTACGGGATCGTTGGAAACAGCACGTTCTCAAACACCGTGGGCAACAACCGGCTCAGCCTGCGCCTTGGCGCCGCCACCAGCTTCCAGGGCAACGCGGGGAGCCTTACGATCGCCGGCAACGTCGCCCTGAACGGATTTACCCTCGGGTTGACCGGCAACGGTACCGGGGCCTACGGAGTCACCTCCGCCATCACGGGAAGCGGCAGCCTCAACAAGACCGGAACCAACACCTGGACCCTCAGCGGTGCCAACACCTACTCCGGCACCACCACCGTTACTTCGGGCAATCTCGTCGTCAGTTCCACCGGAACGCTGGGCGCGGCAACCAACAGCCTCGCGGTCAATGGCGGCACCCTCTCGCTCAACAACGCCGCGCAAACCGTGAGCGCCCTCAGCGGCACTGGCGGCAATATCGTGCTCGGGAGCGGACACGTCCTGACCGTCAACTCCTCCACCACCGCGTCGTACGCCGGAAACATCAGCGGCGCCGGTTCGCTCACCAAGTCCGGCACGGGCAGCCTGACGCTCAGCGGCACCAACTCCCAGACCGGCACCACAACCGTTTCGGCCGGAAGCCTCACGATCGCCACCACGGGAAGTCTCGGCGCCGCCACGAGCAGCCTGGTGATTAACGGGGGCACCGTTACCCTGAACAACGCCGCCCAGACGGTCGCCGCCCTGTCGGGAACCGGGGGTAACCTCGCCCTCGGCTCGTCCACGGCACTGACCGTCAACTCGACTGCGACCAACACCTTCGCCGGCAACCTTACCGGCACCAGCGGTTCATCCCTCAACAAGACCGGCTCCGGTACCCTCACCCTCTCCGGTACCAGCTCCTCCTACGCGGGCAACGTCAACATCACCGGCGGCACCGTGATCGCCTCGAGCGCGGGCGCCCTTGGGGGCAGCAGCGCAACGACCAATGTCTCCTCCTCCGGCGCCCTCGGCGTTTCCGGCGGCATCAACCTTGCCGCCGGCAGCATCGTGCTCGCCGGCTCAGGCAGCGGCAGCGGCGCGCTCTACAACGTGAGCGGCAACAACATCGTCGGGAAGATCTCCCTGCTGGGTGACACCACCATCGGAAGCACCGCCGGCAACCTCACCCTCGGCAACACCGTCAATCTCGCCAGCACCGTCACCAGCGGCAGCACGCTGGCGCTGAACGCCGCGACCGGCAGCGTGATCACCGCGAGCGGCGTGATCTCGGACTCCCTCACGAGCGCTTCGCTCGGCATCGCCAACACGGGCAGCGGCACGACCTATCTCACCGCCGCAAATGACTACACCGGCGGCACCACCGTCTCCGCCGGCAACCTTATTGTCACCGCGACCGGCAAGCTGGGCGCGACCTCGGGCAATCTCGTGGTCAACGGCGGCACGCTCGGTCTTCTCTCCAACCAGACCGTTGGCTCCCTATCGGGTGGTGGCGGCACCATCGCGCTCGGCTCGGGCATCGGTCTGACCGCCGGCGGAACCGGTAGCAGTACCTTCGCCGGTGCATTCACTGGAGACAGTACCACGTCCTTTACCAAGACCGGCACCGGCGCCCTGACACTCTCGGGCGCCAGTTCGTCCTTCGCCGGCAACATCAACATCACCGCGGGCACCTTGCTTGCCACCAGCGCCGGGGCCCTTGGCGGGACCAGCGCCCGCGCCACCGTCTCCTCCGGCGCCGCGGTCGGCGTGAACGGCTCCGCCCTCAGCGTCGGCAACCTCACCCTGGCCGGTACCGGTGTGAGCGGCAGTGGCGCCCTCTACAACGCCGGAGGCACCAGCACCGTGTCCGCCGCCCTCACCACCTCCGGCAACGCCACCATCGTCGCCAACACGGGTTCACTCGCCCTCTCGGGCAACGCCAACGTCACGACCAACACGACGCTGTCGTTCGATGTCTCGAGTTCGGGCGCCATGACCGCCAGTGGCAACATTGGCGGCGGCGGTTCGATCGCCAAGACCGGCACCGGTGTTCTCACCCTCTCCGGCAGCAACACCTACACCGGCGGCACGAGCGTCACGGCCGGCACGCTTTCCGTCGCTTCGATCGGATCCCTCGGCAGCGCCAGCAACACCCTGACGATCGACGGTGGCACGCTGCAGTACACCGGCGCCAGCACCGGATACACCAACCGCACGTTCCGGCTCGGCCCCGCGGGCGCGACGCTTGCCTCCACTGGCTCCGGTGCCCTCCAACTCGCCGGCACGATCCAGGTGACGGGAACCGGTGACCGCACCCTCACCCTCACGGGCACCAGCACCGCCCTCAACACGGTCTCGGGCGCGATCGGTGATCCTTCCTCCGGCAAGACGAGCCTGACCAAGACCGGCACGGGACTCTGGGTCCTTGCCGGCAACAACTCCTATACGGGGACCACCACGCTCAGCGAAGGCACCCTCACCGTCGACGCCAGCGCATCGCTGGCCGCCGCCACCAGCAGCCTGGTCGTCAACGGCGGCACGTTGAACCTCAACAACGCCGCGCAGACCGTCGGCTCGCTCAGCGGCAACGGCGGCACCATCGCTCTCGGCAGCGCCCACGACCTCACGGTCAATTCGTCCGCGATCACCGAATACAAGGGTGTCTTCACCGGCGATACCGCCACCAGTATCACCAAGGCCGGGACCGGCACGCTCACTCTCTCCGGCGCCAGTTCGTCCTTCGACGGCGCCATGAACGTCGTCGGCGGCACTCTCATCGCCGCCAACAGCTCCGCCCTCGGGTCCAGCAGCGCCACCGTGACGGTGAGCCCGAACGCCTCCCTTGGCCTCATGGGCGGCATCACCAACGCCGCCGCGCTCGACCTTTCGGGCTCGGGCGTGAGCGGAAACGGCGCCCTGTACAACGTCTCCGGCACCAACACGCAGACCGGCGACATTCTGATCTACGCCGACACGACGATCGGGGCCCAGAGCGGCACGCTCAACCTGTCGGGCGGCATCGACCTGGCGAGCACGACCACCGCCAGCACGACCCTCACATTCGACGCGGCCAGCGGGGCCACGATCAACGTCACGGGCAAGATCAACGACACGCTGAACTTTACCTACCCCCTCAACGTTGCCCAGACGGGCAACGGCACGGTCATTCTCGCGAACTCGGGTAACTACTACTACGGCAACACCACCATCGGCACGGCCGGCGGCTCCAGCACCGGCACCCTCGCCCTCGGCGCCTCCAACGCCCTGCCCACGCGCAACACCGATTCGCTGATCACGATCTATTCCGGCACCCTCGCGCTCGGGAATTACAGCGCCACCTCGCAGGGTGACATCATCATGGGTGGCGGCGCCGCCGGCTCCACCGCGGCGATCACGATGGGAACCGGCACCCTCACGCTGGGCCACGACGTCACCTACGACGCCACGAACAATCCGAACGGCGCGACGATCGGCGGCAACGTGGTCCTGACTTCCGGCACTCACTTCTTCACGGTCAACGACTCGAGCGCGGCCCAGTACGACCTGACGGTGTCCGCCGCACTCAGCGGTTACGGCCAGATCGACAAATACGGATCCGGCACCCTGCTCCTGACGGGGAACAGCAGCTTCACCGGCGCGCTCTCGATTATGGATGGCGTGGTCAGCGTGCAGCACAACAAGGCGCTCGGCTCCAACCTGGGCCGCACCTATGTGAACGCCGGCAGCACCGTCGAGCTCAGCAACGCCACCAACGGCGACCTCACCATTGCCGAACGCTTCACCCTTTCCGGCACCGGCTACAACGGCGCCGGCGCCCTCCACAACGTTGCCGGCAACAACACCATCACCGGCTCGACCGTCCTTTCCACCACCAACGCCCGCATCGCCGCGGACGCCGGCACCTCCCTCACGTTGTCGGGCAACATGAACTCGAGCTCGGGCGGCAGCCTCCAGACCGGCGGCGCGGGCACGGTTACGGTCAGTGGCGACATCGGCACCGGCGTGACCGGCATCACCAAACAGGACAACGGCACCCTCATTCTCTCGGGCGGCAATGCCTTCAGCGGCAACGTCAGCGTCCAGGGCGGCGTCCTGAGCGCCCGCAGCAACACCGCCCTCGGCACCAATAACACCGTGATCGTCGACAACGGCGCGACCCTCGCCTTCGACAACACCGGAGCCGGCGGCAACCTCGCGACCGTCAACAGCACCGTCGTCCTCAACGGCCAGGGCTTCGGCGGCGCCGGTGCCCTCCGCAATACCGCCGGCGCCAACCTCTTCAACGGGTCGGTCTCCCTCGCATCCTCCTCGCTCCTCACGGCCGACACCGGCACGCGGCTGACGATCGGCGGCAGCCTCACCGGCAACGGCAGCAGCACGCTCACCGTTGGCACCGCCACCCAGAACGGCGGCATGCAGATTTCCGGCGCCATCAACGAGGTGAACCTGGTGAAGAACGGCGGCGCGGTCAGCGGCACCAACGGCATCCTGACACTCGGCGGCGGCGGCTCGATCGGCACCGTCGCCCTCAATCAGGGCCAGATCAGCGTCACCGGCGGCACGCTCAACACGGGCAACTTCACCGCGGCCAGCGGCACCTCCCTGCTCATCGCCAGCGGCGGCACCGTGAACGTCACCGGCGATGCCGTGTTCAACAACAACACGATCAACTCCGCCAGCGCCGGCACCCTGCAGATCAGCGGTGACAGTTCGCTCACCTTCAACGGCAGCATCAACGCCTCCAACCTCACCCTGGTCCTCGCGGGCGGCAGCGCGGGCGACAACAGCGCCCCTGTCACCGTGTACCTGGGCGGGAGCAATGTGACCGTGGGCAAGATCATCATCACCGGCGACACGATCCTGGATTTCGGCGGCTCCGGCGGCACCACCCTCACCTCCGGGGTGTTGGACATCCAAAACCCCAACGCCAAGATCCAGGTCGTCAATTGGGTCAGCACCGCGAACAACGCCTCCCAGAGCACGATCTGGTACGTGCTGAGCACGATCAACAATGGCACGCTCGGCGGGCAGGACCAGAACGGTGGCTCCCCCCTCGACCAGATCACCTTCCCCAATCCGATCGGCGGCAACGGCAACACCACCACCTGGGTCGACAACACCTGGCCGGGCTGGTTTGACCACGAAATCCGTCCGACCCCCGAGCCCGGCACGTACGGCGCGATCCTCCTCAGCGCGTGCGGCGCCCTCCTCGGCTGGCATCGCTATCGGCGCCGTCGCGCCGCCACCCCGGCCGCCTCCTGA